One segment of Synechococcus sp. MU1617 DNA contains the following:
- a CDS encoding heavy metal translocating P-type ATPase: MRPAVQTVVLDVEGMKCGGCVRAVETTLLDQPGVQRADVNLVSRSAWLDLSAGESDVGGVLKALADRGFPAKERALDDPIGVAAGQALPGWWQQWRQLMVALVLLLLSVLGHLSEAGHLSLPLIGSLPFHATLATVALLGPGRPILMGGVAAARVGAPSMDSLVGLGVSSAYVASLVALVWPQVGWPCFFNEPVMLLGFVLLGRFLEERARFRTGQALQQLAELQPDTARLLLTDGAIREVRVGALRPGETVQLLAGDRVPVDGVVLEGASAVDVSSLTGEPLPLQAEPGTELSSGSLNLEATLVMTVTRVGAETALARIIRLVEQAQARRAPIQGLADLVAGRFCYGVIGLALATFLFWWLFGADHWPEVLQASAPGMPMPHEMSHGMDHGHGMHHVGLGSGASTPMGLALQLSIAVLVVACPCALGLATPTVITVATGLAARRGWLFRGGDVIETAAGLEHVVFDKTGTLTLGRPLVTDVYGDDPGQLLQLAASLEQSSRHPLAYALLQEAQGRELALLECEDVRTVSGQGLEGHVDGASARVRVGKPDWLVEQGVAIAPAAEDWLAAAEGSVVAVAVGDVLVGLVQIEDQMRPDVAPALQRLRSHGLALSVFSGDRQAAVQRLGQQLGFAAQDLGWQMLPEQKLQRLEQLRQEERVAMVGDGINDAPALAAADLGIAIGTGTQIAQDSAGLVLLGDRLDNLPEALSLARRTLVKVRQNLFWAFGYNLIVLPVAAGALLPSHGVLLSPPLAALLMAMSSITVVLNALALRLP, encoded by the coding sequence GTGAGACCTGCGGTTCAGACCGTCGTCCTGGATGTGGAAGGGATGAAATGCGGCGGTTGCGTCCGCGCTGTGGAAACCACCCTGTTGGATCAGCCCGGTGTGCAGCGCGCCGATGTGAATCTGGTCAGCCGTTCGGCCTGGCTCGATCTCAGCGCCGGTGAGAGTGATGTAGGTGGTGTTCTGAAAGCCCTTGCAGACAGGGGCTTCCCAGCCAAGGAGCGCGCCTTGGATGACCCCATCGGTGTTGCTGCTGGGCAAGCGCTGCCGGGTTGGTGGCAGCAATGGCGACAGCTGATGGTGGCCCTGGTGCTGCTGTTGCTGTCGGTGCTGGGGCATCTCAGCGAGGCAGGTCACCTCTCGCTTCCCCTGATTGGCAGCCTGCCTTTTCACGCCACGCTGGCAACGGTGGCTCTGCTGGGACCGGGCCGTCCGATCCTGATGGGTGGTGTTGCGGCGGCTCGAGTAGGGGCCCCCAGCATGGATTCCCTCGTGGGTCTGGGGGTGAGCAGTGCCTATGTCGCCAGCCTGGTGGCCTTGGTCTGGCCCCAGGTGGGTTGGCCCTGCTTTTTCAATGAACCGGTGATGTTGCTGGGGTTTGTCCTGCTGGGACGTTTCCTGGAGGAACGGGCCCGTTTTCGGACTGGTCAGGCCCTGCAGCAATTGGCCGAGCTCCAGCCGGACACCGCGCGTCTCCTGTTGACCGACGGGGCGATTCGTGAGGTGCGCGTCGGCGCTCTCAGGCCCGGCGAAACGGTGCAGTTGCTGGCCGGTGACCGCGTTCCGGTGGATGGGGTGGTACTCGAGGGGGCCTCGGCCGTTGATGTGTCCAGCCTTACCGGTGAGCCCTTGCCCCTGCAGGCGGAGCCCGGCACGGAGTTGTCCTCCGGCAGTCTCAATTTGGAGGCAACCTTGGTGATGACGGTCACCCGGGTCGGTGCCGAAACCGCCCTGGCCCGGATCATTCGTCTGGTGGAGCAGGCCCAGGCCCGTCGGGCCCCCATCCAAGGCCTGGCCGATCTGGTGGCAGGCCGCTTCTGCTACGGCGTTATTGGCTTGGCCCTCGCCACGTTTTTGTTTTGGTGGTTGTTCGGTGCTGATCACTGGCCTGAGGTCTTGCAGGCTTCAGCACCTGGGATGCCCATGCCCCATGAGATGTCCCATGGGATGGACCATGGCCATGGCATGCATCACGTCGGCTTGGGCAGTGGAGCCAGCACCCCGATGGGTCTGGCCCTGCAATTGTCGATCGCGGTGCTGGTGGTCGCCTGCCCCTGTGCTCTCGGTCTGGCGACCCCCACCGTGATTACGGTGGCCACCGGCCTGGCGGCACGGCGCGGCTGGCTGTTCCGTGGTGGTGATGTGATCGAAACCGCCGCCGGTTTGGAGCATGTGGTCTTCGACAAGACCGGCACCCTCACCTTGGGTCGCCCCCTGGTGACCGATGTGTACGGGGATGACCCGGGTCAGTTGTTGCAGCTTGCGGCCAGCCTGGAGCAAAGCAGCCGACATCCCTTGGCCTACGCCCTGTTGCAGGAGGCCCAGGGCCGGGAGCTCGCTCTGCTGGAGTGCGAGGACGTTCGCACCGTGTCTGGTCAGGGTCTGGAGGGCCATGTGGACGGTGCATCGGCTCGGGTGCGTGTGGGCAAGCCCGACTGGTTGGTGGAGCAGGGTGTTGCCATCGCCCCCGCAGCCGAGGACTGGCTTGCCGCCGCTGAAGGCTCGGTGGTGGCGGTGGCAGTGGGAGATGTCCTGGTGGGCCTGGTTCAGATCGAGGATCAGATGCGCCCGGATGTTGCTCCAGCCCTGCAACGCCTGCGCTCTCACGGGCTGGCGCTTTCGGTGTTCAGCGGTGATCGGCAGGCTGCCGTTCAGCGTCTTGGTCAGCAGCTGGGCTTTGCTGCCCAGGATCTGGGCTGGCAGATGCTGCCGGAGCAGAAGCTGCAGCGCCTCGAGCAGCTGCGGCAGGAGGAGCGGGTGGCGATGGTGGGTGACGGCATCAACGATGCGCCGGCCCTGGCCGCGGCTGATCTTGGGATTGCCATTGGCACCGGAACCCAGATCGCTCAAGACTCCGCTGGTCTGGTGTTGCTCGGCGATCGGCTCGACAATCTGCCTGAAGCCCTCAGCCTGGCGCGCCGCACCCTGGTGAAGGTGCGGCAGAACCTGTTCTGGGCCTTCGGTTACAACCTCATCGTTCTTCCGGTGGCCGCAGGTGCCCTGCTCCCTAGCCATGGGGTGCTGCTGTCGCCCCCGCTGGCGGCGCTGCTGATGGCCATGAGTTCGATCACTGTGGTGCTCAATGCCCTGGCTCTTCGCTTGCCATGA
- the rpaB gene encoding response regulator transcription factor RpaB, which produces MTATAPTKETILVVDDEASIRRILETRLSMIGYNVVTACDGTEALELFPTCMPDLVVLDVMMPKLDGYGVCQELRKESDVPIVMLTALGDVADRITGLELGADDYVVKPFSPKELEARIRCVLRRVEKEQVAGIPNSGVIQVSDLRIDTNKRQVFRGDERIRLTGMEFSLLELLVSRSGEPFNRGEILKEVWGYTPERHVDTRVVDVHISRLRSKLEDDPANPELILTARGTGYLFQRIVDSVASEGS; this is translated from the coding sequence ATGACGGCCACGGCTCCCACCAAGGAAACGATCCTCGTGGTCGACGATGAGGCATCGATCCGAAGGATCCTGGAAACCCGTTTATCCATGATCGGGTACAACGTCGTGACTGCCTGCGACGGAACCGAGGCTCTGGAATTGTTCCCCACCTGCATGCCCGACCTGGTGGTGCTGGACGTGATGATGCCAAAGCTGGACGGCTATGGCGTCTGCCAGGAGTTGCGCAAGGAATCCGACGTTCCCATCGTGATGTTGACGGCACTCGGCGACGTGGCCGACCGGATCACCGGGCTTGAGCTCGGCGCCGATGACTATGTGGTGAAGCCCTTTAGCCCGAAGGAGCTGGAAGCCCGCATCCGCTGCGTGCTGCGCCGGGTCGAGAAGGAGCAGGTGGCGGGCATTCCCAACTCCGGCGTCATCCAGGTGAGCGACCTGCGCATCGACACCAACAAACGCCAGGTGTTCCGAGGCGATGAACGCATCCGCCTAACGGGGATGGAATTCAGCCTGTTGGAACTGCTGGTGAGCCGTTCTGGTGAACCGTTCAACCGCGGCGAGATCCTCAAGGAAGTTTGGGGTTACACCCCAGAGCGCCACGTGGACACCCGGGTGGTGGATGTTCATATCTCTCGCCTTCGCTCCAAATTGGAGGATGATCCTGCCAATCCCGAGTTGATCCTCACGGCTCGGGGCACCGGCTACCTGTTCCAGCGCATCGTCGATTCCGTTGCCTCCGAAGGTTCCTGA
- the tmk gene encoding dTMP kinase, with translation MTGRFIVLEGIDGCGKTTQIQHLVEWLPNSGLMPKGAALLCTREPGGTPLGRSIRELLLHTGDQEAPAPTAELLLYAADRAQHVETLIRPALERGDWVISDRFAGSTLAYQGYGRGLDRDLIQRLEQIATTGLQPDLTLWLRLSVQESLQRRLGDKEDRIEAEGAAFLERVAQGFAQLAQQRSWCAVAADQSASDVRAALERQLQEHLA, from the coding sequence ATGACAGGTCGCTTCATTGTTCTGGAGGGCATCGATGGCTGTGGCAAGACCACGCAGATCCAGCATCTGGTCGAGTGGTTGCCCAACAGCGGTCTGATGCCTAAGGGCGCTGCCCTGCTCTGCACCCGTGAGCCGGGAGGCACTCCCCTGGGGCGCTCGATCCGTGAACTCCTGCTGCACACGGGAGACCAGGAGGCACCAGCTCCCACCGCTGAACTGCTGCTGTATGCCGCCGATCGGGCTCAGCATGTTGAAACGTTGATCCGTCCTGCTCTGGAGCGTGGTGATTGGGTGATCAGCGATCGTTTCGCGGGATCGACCCTCGCCTATCAAGGCTACGGCCGTGGTTTGGATCGGGACTTGATTCAGCGTCTCGAACAGATCGCCACCACGGGGCTGCAGCCCGATCTCACCCTCTGGCTGCGCCTTTCCGTTCAAGAAAGCTTGCAGCGCCGTCTCGGGGACAAGGAGGACCGAATCGAAGCTGAGGGAGCCGCATTCCTGGAGCGGGTTGCGCAGGGTTTTGCCCAGTTGGCTCAGCAGCGTTCCTGGTGTGCCGTCGCTGCAGATCAGTCAGCCAGTGATGTTCGTGCTGCTCTGGAACGTCAGCTTCAGGAGCATCTGGCTTGA
- a CDS encoding photosystem I assembly protein Ycf3, which produces MPRSNRNDNFIDKSFTVMADLIVKLLPINARSKEAYVYYRDGLSAQNDGDYAEALENYEEALKLEENSTDRSETLKNMAIIYMSNGEEERAIETYRQALEENPNQPSCLKNMGLIYEKRGRIAEEGGEQDEADRWFDQAADVWTQAVRLNPGGYLDIENWLKSTGRSNVDVYF; this is translated from the coding sequence GTGCCCCGCAGCAACCGCAACGACAACTTCATTGACAAGAGCTTCACGGTGATGGCGGACCTGATCGTCAAGCTGTTGCCGATCAATGCCCGATCCAAGGAGGCCTACGTCTATTACCGCGATGGCCTCTCCGCCCAGAACGATGGTGATTACGCCGAGGCGCTGGAGAACTATGAGGAGGCCTTGAAGCTTGAGGAGAACTCCACAGACCGGAGTGAAACCCTCAAGAACATGGCCATCATCTACATGTCCAACGGCGAGGAGGAGCGGGCCATCGAGACCTACCGCCAGGCTCTCGAGGAAAACCCGAACCAGCCCTCCTGCCTGAAGAACATGGGGCTGATCTACGAGAAGCGGGGCCGCATCGCCGAGGAAGGCGGTGAACAGGACGAAGCGGATCGCTGGTTTGACCAGGCCGCCGACGTCTGGACCCAGGCCGTGCGCCTCAATCCCGGCGGTTATCTCGATATCGAGAACTGGCTGAAGTCCACCGGCCGCAGCAACGTCGACGTTTACTTCTGA
- the holB gene encoding DNA polymerase III subunit delta', with translation MSALFEDLIGQSLAVDLLSAALAQERVAPAYLFAGPEGVGRQLAAVRFLEGLLADGQPSARERRRLLERNHPDLLWVEPTYQHQGRLLTRAEAEEAGLSRRTPPQLRLEQIRDIGRCLARQPVEAKRGMVVIEAAEAMAEAAANALLKTLEEPGHGVLILLTSAPERLLSTIRSRCQLIRFLRLNPEAMAQVLERTGSTAQDAPELLALAAGSPGALIDHRRSLAGLPEELVQRLDALPATPMEALALARDLCEALDGEQQLWLIGWWQHRLWRSGRSAAMLKRLDTLRSQLLSFVQPRLAWEVALLDLTPSFSQAT, from the coding sequence TTGAGCGCGCTGTTTGAGGATCTGATCGGCCAGTCCCTCGCCGTTGATCTGCTTTCGGCAGCCCTGGCCCAGGAACGCGTGGCCCCGGCCTACCTCTTTGCCGGCCCTGAAGGGGTGGGACGCCAGTTGGCGGCGGTGCGTTTTCTGGAGGGACTGCTGGCCGATGGTCAGCCCTCGGCCCGGGAACGCCGACGCCTGCTGGAGCGCAATCACCCCGACCTGCTTTGGGTCGAACCCACCTATCAGCATCAGGGCCGTTTGCTGACCCGCGCCGAAGCCGAGGAAGCGGGGCTCAGCCGCCGCACTCCTCCCCAGTTGCGGTTGGAGCAGATCCGCGACATCGGCCGCTGTCTGGCCCGGCAGCCGGTGGAGGCGAAGCGCGGCATGGTCGTGATTGAGGCCGCCGAGGCGATGGCGGAAGCGGCGGCCAATGCCCTGCTGAAAACGCTGGAGGAACCTGGCCATGGGGTGCTCATTTTGTTGACCTCAGCCCCTGAGCGGCTGCTCAGCACGATTCGCTCCCGGTGTCAGTTGATCCGTTTCCTGAGGCTCAACCCCGAGGCCATGGCTCAGGTGCTCGAGCGCACCGGTTCCACTGCTCAGGATGCCCCCGAACTTCTGGCCCTGGCCGCTGGGTCTCCAGGCGCTCTGATCGACCATCGACGCAGTCTGGCTGGTCTGCCCGAGGAGTTGGTTCAGCGCCTTGATGCGCTTCCCGCCACTCCGATGGAGGCTCTGGCGTTGGCACGCGATCTCTGCGAAGCCCTCGACGGTGAGCAGCAGCTGTGGTTGATCGGCTGGTGGCAGCACCGGCTCTGGCGCTCCGGTCGTTCCGCCGCCATGCTCAAGCGCTTGGACACGCTGCGCAGCCAGCTTCTTTCGTTCGTTCAACCTCGATTGGCCTGGGAGGTGGCGCTGCTCGACCTCACGCCATCCTTCTCACAGGCCACCTGA
- a CDS encoding response regulator transcription factor, with amino-acid sequence MKPCILLIEDDQDMRDLVSGHLEHSGFDVQRADDGIKGQALALQYTPDLILLDLMLPKVDGLTLCQRLRRDDRTAGIPILMLTALGGTKDKVSGFNSGADDYLTKPFDLEELQVRVKALLRRSDRAPVGSTNHNEILSYGPLTLVPERFEAIWFDQPVRLTHLEFELLHCLLQRHGQTVAPSLILKEVWGYEPDDDIETIRVHVRHLRTKLEPDPRKPRFIKTVYGAGYCLELPTSAQMDGLEDVVAMAREERKQQGDRASA; translated from the coding sequence ATGAAGCCTTGCATCCTGCTAATCGAAGATGACCAGGACATGCGCGACCTGGTCAGCGGCCATTTGGAGCACAGCGGCTTCGATGTGCAGCGGGCAGACGATGGCATCAAAGGTCAGGCCCTTGCGCTCCAATACACCCCGGATCTGATCCTGCTCGATCTGATGCTGCCCAAAGTGGACGGCCTCACCCTGTGTCAGCGCCTACGGCGGGATGACCGCACCGCTGGGATTCCGATCCTGATGCTCACAGCTCTCGGCGGCACCAAAGACAAGGTGAGCGGTTTCAATTCCGGAGCCGACGATTACCTGACCAAACCCTTCGACCTGGAGGAGCTTCAGGTGAGGGTCAAGGCCCTGTTGCGTCGCAGTGACAGAGCGCCCGTTGGATCGACTAACCACAACGAAATCCTCAGCTACGGGCCGCTCACCCTTGTGCCCGAGCGCTTTGAAGCCATCTGGTTCGATCAACCCGTGCGGCTCACGCACCTGGAGTTCGAACTGCTCCATTGCCTTCTGCAGCGTCACGGTCAGACCGTCGCCCCCTCATTGATCCTCAAAGAGGTGTGGGGCTACGAGCCCGACGACGACATTGAGACCATTCGCGTACACGTCAGGCACCTGCGCACCAAGCTGGAACCCGATCCGCGCAAGCCACGGTTCATCAAAACGGTGTATGGAGCGGGCTATTGCCTCGAGCTTCCCACCAGTGCCCAGATGGATGGCCTTGAGGACGTGGTGGCCATGGCCCGCGAGGAACGCAAGCAACAAGGTGACCGGGCATCCGCCTGA
- the radA gene encoding DNA repair protein RadA has product MPKSTAVFICQVCGARARQFFGRCPECGSWNSLVEQSQPADDGRRRRSAPDPEVAAAPRRSTAMASLEDQPLQRLATGSAEFDRVLGGGLVPGSLVLVGGDPGIGKSTLLLQSASAMAAGASVLYVSAEESAQQVKLRWQRLAGGASELQLLAETDLELVLEELEALRPAVAIIDSIQALHDANLTSAPGSVGQVRECAAALQRLAKRQNISLLLVGHVTKEGMLAGPKVLEHLVDAVLTFEGDRFASHRLLRAVKNRFGATHELGLFEMQSGGLAEVGNPSELFLSDARASGVATIVACEGTRSLVVDLQALVNVTSYASPRRTATGIGTNRLHQILAVLEKHMGLPLSRFDCYLAVAGGLEVEEPAADLGVAAAVVASFRDLTLPAGTVLIGELGLGGQLRPVGQLELRLQEAARLGFQRAVVPRGSGLGDLASGLDLALLEADSVTEALVLALGEAVQPDQD; this is encoded by the coding sequence GTGCCCAAATCCACCGCTGTTTTTATCTGTCAGGTCTGTGGAGCCCGTGCCCGACAGTTTTTTGGACGTTGCCCGGAGTGCGGCAGCTGGAATTCGTTGGTCGAGCAATCCCAGCCTGCCGACGATGGCCGCCGCCGCCGCAGTGCCCCTGATCCGGAGGTGGCCGCTGCCCCGCGACGGTCCACGGCCATGGCCTCGCTGGAGGATCAGCCGCTGCAGCGTCTTGCGACCGGGTCGGCAGAATTTGACCGCGTCCTGGGTGGTGGTCTGGTTCCCGGTTCGCTGGTGCTCGTTGGAGGCGATCCGGGCATCGGCAAGAGCACATTGCTCCTGCAGAGCGCCTCAGCGATGGCGGCCGGTGCATCAGTGCTCTATGTGAGTGCTGAGGAATCAGCTCAGCAGGTGAAGCTGCGCTGGCAGCGGCTTGCCGGGGGGGCATCGGAGCTGCAGTTGCTGGCCGAAACTGATCTGGAACTGGTGCTGGAGGAGCTGGAGGCACTGCGCCCTGCTGTGGCGATCATCGACAGCATTCAGGCGTTGCATGACGCCAACCTCACCAGTGCTCCGGGGTCGGTCGGTCAGGTGCGTGAATGTGCGGCTGCCCTGCAACGGCTGGCCAAACGTCAGAACATATCTCTGCTTTTGGTGGGCCACGTCACCAAGGAAGGCATGTTGGCCGGCCCGAAGGTGTTGGAACACCTCGTGGATGCGGTGCTCACCTTTGAGGGGGACCGCTTCGCCAGTCATCGCCTATTGCGGGCCGTCAAGAACCGATTCGGTGCCACCCATGAGTTGGGCTTGTTTGAGATGCAAAGCGGTGGCCTGGCCGAGGTGGGCAACCCCAGTGAGCTGTTCCTCAGTGATGCTCGCGCCTCCGGTGTTGCCACGATCGTGGCCTGTGAGGGCACGCGTTCATTGGTGGTGGATCTGCAGGCCTTGGTGAACGTCACCAGCTATGCCAGTCCGCGCCGCACGGCCACAGGGATCGGCACCAACCGTCTGCACCAGATCCTCGCGGTACTGGAGAAGCACATGGGACTGCCGCTCTCCCGTTTCGACTGCTATCTCGCCGTTGCCGGTGGCCTTGAGGTGGAGGAACCGGCGGCGGATCTGGGAGTTGCTGCAGCGGTGGTGGCCAGCTTCAGAGATCTCACCCTGCCTGCGGGCACTGTGTTGATCGGCGAGCTCGGTTTGGGTGGGCAGTTGCGCCCTGTGGGTCAGCTGGAGCTTCGGCTCCAGGAAGCGGCCCGGCTGGGGTTCCAGCGTGCCGTCGTTCCCCGGGGCAGTGGCCTGGGCGATCTCGCCTCGGGTTTGGATCTGGCTCTTCTGGAGGCCGACAGCGTCACCGAGGCCCTGGTGCTGGCGCTGGGTGAGGCCGTGCAGCCCGACCAGGACTGA
- a CDS encoding ABC transporter ATP-binding protein, whose product MIPDTSTAELSVEDVSHRWPNGQQVLNRCNLVIPGPGLWMLVGSNGSGKSTLFRLISGLLEPQSGCISCRTKTALVFQNPDHQLLLPSCGSDLMLGMAPEEPQQHRQSTVRDLLGQFGLARLENRPIHSLSGGQKQRLAIAGALASDAGLLLLDEPTALLDPTSQTTVLTTVQRLCKDPVKPITALWITHRLEELAFADGAARMKEGRIGPWTLGTELQRRLQGGTFER is encoded by the coding sequence TTGATTCCTGACACCTCGACCGCCGAACTGAGTGTTGAGGACGTCAGCCACCGCTGGCCGAACGGCCAACAGGTCCTGAATCGATGCAACTTGGTCATCCCTGGCCCAGGCCTATGGATGCTGGTGGGCAGCAATGGAAGCGGTAAAAGCACTCTGTTCCGCTTGATTTCCGGACTTCTGGAACCCCAAAGCGGATGCATCTCCTGCCGCACCAAAACGGCCCTGGTGTTTCAAAACCCAGACCATCAGCTGTTGCTCCCCAGTTGCGGCAGCGATCTGATGCTGGGCATGGCCCCTGAAGAGCCACAGCAGCATCGCCAAAGCACCGTGCGCGACCTGCTGGGCCAGTTCGGCCTCGCCCGCCTGGAGAACCGACCGATTCACAGCCTCAGCGGCGGCCAGAAACAACGCCTGGCCATTGCCGGAGCCCTCGCGAGTGACGCCGGGCTATTGCTGCTCGATGAACCGACCGCCCTGCTCGATCCCACCAGCCAAACCACGGTGCTGACCACCGTTCAACGGCTTTGCAAAGACCCCGTCAAACCAATCACGGCGCTGTGGATCACCCACAGGCTCGAGGAATTGGCATTCGCCGATGGCGCCGCCCGCATGAAAGAGGGTCGGATTGGACCATGGACCCTGGGAACAGAACTGCAAAGGCGCTTGCAGGGCGGCACATTCGAGAGGTAA